The following coding sequences lie in one Mycobacterium sp. Z3061 genomic window:
- a CDS encoding glycosyltransferase family 87 protein — protein MSERATISPRPLAADRRSADSRDCPSRNDVLGAALAGVIGGPVGRHALIGRTRFMTPVRVMFLIALVFLALGWSTKAACLQSTGTGTGDQRVANWDNQRAYYELCYSDTVPLYGAELLSQGKFPYKSSWVETDGNGTPQMRYDGQIAVRYMEYPVLTGVYQYVSMRLAKAYTAVSKILPVPVIAEVVMFFNFAAFGLALAWLLTVWATAGLAGRRIWDAALVSASPLLIFQIFTNFDALATAFAMGGLLAWARRRPVLAGVLIGLGAAAKLYPLLFLGPLLVLGIRTGRLRDVLRTTLITAATWLAVNLPIMVLFPRGWSEFFRLNTRRGDDMDSLFNVVKSFTGWRGFDPVLGFWQPPTVLNSVVAVLLVLSCAAIAYIALTAPQRPRLAQLAFLVIAAFLLTNKVWSPQFSLWLVPLAVLAVPHRRVLLAWMTIDALVWVPRMYYLYGNPNRSLPQQWFTATVLLRDIAVMALCVLVIRQIYRTEEDLVRWQGRVDDPAGGNFDLAPDSPPGWLPVWLRPARRPRVAEPELVGQT, from the coding sequence GTGAGCGAGCGCGCCACCATTTCCCCGCGGCCGCTTGCTGCCGACCGCCGCAGCGCCGACAGCCGAGACTGCCCCAGCCGCAACGATGTTCTGGGTGCCGCACTGGCCGGCGTGATCGGTGGGCCCGTGGGCCGGCACGCGCTGATCGGCCGCACCCGCTTCATGACACCGGTGCGGGTGATGTTCCTGATCGCCCTGGTGTTTCTGGCCCTGGGCTGGTCGACGAAGGCGGCTTGCCTGCAGAGCACCGGCACCGGAACGGGTGATCAGCGGGTTGCCAACTGGGACAACCAGCGCGCCTATTACGAATTGTGTTACTCCGACACGGTGCCGCTGTACGGGGCGGAGTTGTTGAGCCAGGGCAAGTTTCCTTATAAATCGAGCTGGGTCGAGACGGACGGCAACGGCACACCCCAGATGCGCTACGACGGCCAGATCGCGGTGCGCTACATGGAATACCCGGTGCTGACCGGGGTTTACCAGTATGTCTCCATGCGGCTCGCCAAGGCCTACACAGCAGTGAGCAAGATCCTGCCTGTTCCGGTGATCGCCGAAGTGGTGATGTTCTTCAATTTCGCTGCCTTTGGGCTGGCGCTGGCCTGGCTGCTCACCGTCTGGGCCACTGCGGGACTCGCCGGTCGCCGCATCTGGGATGCCGCGCTGGTGAGCGCTTCGCCGCTGCTGATCTTCCAGATATTCACCAATTTCGACGCGCTGGCAACGGCTTTCGCGATGGGCGGCCTGCTGGCCTGGGCGCGCCGCAGGCCGGTGTTGGCCGGTGTGCTGATCGGCCTGGGCGCCGCGGCCAAGCTGTATCCCTTGTTGTTCTTAGGCCCGTTGCTGGTACTGGGGATCCGGACGGGACGGCTGCGCGATGTTCTGCGGACCACGCTGATCACCGCGGCGACCTGGTTGGCGGTGAATCTGCCGATCATGGTGCTCTTTCCGCGTGGATGGTCGGAGTTCTTCCGGCTCAACACCCGTCGCGGCGACGACATGGACTCGTTGTTCAACGTGGTGAAATCGTTCACCGGCTGGCGGGGGTTTGATCCCGTACTGGGGTTCTGGCAACCGCCGACAGTGCTGAACAGCGTTGTCGCCGTGCTCCTCGTATTGTCCTGCGCGGCAATCGCCTACATCGCGCTGACCGCACCGCAGCGGCCCCGGCTCGCGCAGCTGGCTTTCCTGGTGATCGCGGCCTTCCTGCTGACCAACAAGGTGTGGAGTCCGCAGTTCTCGTTGTGGCTGGTGCCGCTGGCCGTGCTGGCCGTGCCGCACCGCCGGGTTCTGTTGGCGTGGATGACAATCGACGCTCTGGTGTGGGTGCCCAGGATGTATTACCTGTACGGCAACCCGAACCGTTCGTTGCCCCAGCAATGGTTCACGGCGACGGTGCTGCTGCGCGATATCGCGGTGATGGCCCTGTGCGTGTTGGTGATTCGGCAGATCTATCGCACGGAGGAAGATCTGGTGCGCTGGCAGGGGCGCGTCGACGATCCTGCCGGAGGCAACTTCGATCTCGCCCCGGACAGCCCGCCCGGGTGGCTGCCGGTGTGGTTGCGCCCGGCCCGTCGCCCGCGGGTCGCCGAACCCGAGTTGGTCGGACAGACGTGA
- the rpsR gene encoding 30S ribosomal protein S18 yields MAKSTKRRPAPEKPIKARKCVFCAKKGQNIDYKDTNLLRTYISERGKIRARRVTGNCVQHQRDIAVAVKNAREVALLPFTSATR; encoded by the coding sequence ATGGCCAAGTCCACCAAGCGGCGCCCGGCTCCGGAAAAGCCGATCAAGGCGCGCAAATGCGTCTTCTGCGCCAAAAAGGGCCAGAACATCGACTACAAGGACACCAACTTGCTGCGGACCTACATCAGCGAGCGCGGCAAGATCCGCGCTCGCCGGGTCACCGGCAACTGCGTGCAGCACCAGCGGGACATCGCGGTCGCGGTCAAGAACGCCCGTGAGGTCGCGCTGCTGCCCTTCACCTCCGCGACGCGCTGA
- the rpsF gene encoding 30S ribosomal protein S6 — protein MRPYEIMVILDPTLDERTVAPSLETFLNVVRKDGGSVEKVDIWGRRRLAYEIAKHAEGIYVVIDLKAAPATVSELDRQLSLNESVLRTKVMRTDKH, from the coding sequence ATGCGTCCATACGAAATCATGGTCATCCTTGACCCCACGCTCGACGAACGCACCGTTGCCCCGTCCCTGGAGACGTTTTTGAACGTCGTCCGTAAAGACGGTGGATCGGTCGAGAAGGTCGACATTTGGGGCCGGCGGCGGCTGGCGTACGAAATCGCCAAGCACGCTGAAGGCATCTACGTGGTCATCGACCTGAAGGCCGCCCCCGCGACGGTCTCCGAGCTCGACCGCCAGCTGAGCCTGAACGAGTCGGTGTTGCGCACCAAGGTGATGCGCACCGACAAGCACTGA
- the rplI gene encoding 50S ribosomal protein L9 has translation MKLILTADVDHLGSVGDTVEVKDGYGRNFLLPRGLAIVASRGAQRQADDIRRARETKTVRDREHANEIKTAIQALGSVSLPVKTAADSGKLFGSVTAGDVVAAIKKAGGPNLDKRIVRLPKAHIKAVGTHPVVVHLHPEIDVEVALEVVGES, from the coding sequence ATGAAGCTGATACTCACGGCTGACGTCGACCACCTCGGTTCCGTCGGCGACACGGTGGAAGTCAAGGACGGTTACGGCCGCAACTTCCTGCTGCCCCGCGGTCTGGCGATCGTCGCTTCACGCGGCGCCCAGCGGCAGGCTGACGACATCCGCCGCGCCCGCGAGACCAAGACGGTCCGCGACCGCGAGCACGCCAACGAGATCAAGACCGCCATCCAGGCGCTCGGATCGGTCTCGCTGCCGGTGAAGACCGCGGCCGACAGCGGCAAGCTGTTCGGTTCGGTCACCGCCGGTGACGTGGTGGCCGCCATCAAGAAGGCCGGCGGCCCGAACCTCGACAAGCGGATCGTCCGGCTGCCCAAGGCCCACATCAAGGCCGTCGGGACGCACCCGGTGGTCGTGCACCTGCACCCCGAGATCGACGTCGAGGTCGCCCTCGAGGTCGTCGGCGAGAGCTAA
- a CDS encoding DJ-1/PfpI family protein — protein MQVAIPVFPRFTALDAIGPYEVLQRIPSIDVVFVGHRRGEVRTENGMLGVICDATFDEVTAPDVVVFPGGIGTRVLVDDETIRGWLRAVHPTTRFTTSVCTGALLLAGAGLLDGLTATTHWRAADELNRLGARYVPERVVEHLPERIITAAGVSSGVDMALRLVELLFDRVAAQAAQLLIEYDPQPPFDSGALAKADEATRARALEFIQSRK, from the coding sequence ATGCAGGTTGCGATTCCGGTGTTTCCCCGGTTCACCGCACTCGATGCCATCGGGCCTTATGAAGTGCTGCAACGCATTCCGTCGATCGACGTGGTGTTCGTCGGGCATCGGCGTGGTGAGGTGCGCACCGAGAACGGCATGCTGGGCGTCATCTGCGACGCCACGTTCGACGAGGTCACCGCGCCGGATGTGGTGGTATTCCCCGGCGGTATCGGGACCCGGGTGCTGGTCGACGACGAAACCATCCGCGGCTGGCTGCGGGCCGTGCATCCGACTACCCGATTCACCACGTCGGTCTGCACCGGTGCCCTGTTGCTGGCCGGCGCCGGTCTGCTCGACGGGTTGACCGCCACGACGCATTGGCGCGCGGCCGACGAGCTGAACCGCCTGGGCGCGCGATATGTGCCCGAACGTGTCGTGGAGCATCTGCCCGAGCGCATCATCACTGCGGCGGGGGTGTCCAGCGGCGTCGACATGGCCTTGCGGCTGGTCGAGTTGCTGTTCGACCGGGTCGCCGCCCAGGCCGCTCAGCTGCTCATCGAGTACGACCCGCAACCGCCGTTCGACTCCGGCGCGCTGGCCAAGGCGGACGAAGCGACACGGGCCAGGGCGCTCGAATTCATCCAGTCCCGGAAGTGA
- a CDS encoding single-stranded DNA-binding protein → MAGDTTITVVGNLTADPELRFTPSGAAVANFTVASTPRIYDRQSGEWKDGEALFLRCNIWREAAENVAESLTRGARVIVTGRLKQRSFETREGEKRTVVEVEVDEIGPSLRYATAKVNKASRSGGGGGGGGFSGGGGGGSRQSAPAQSGGSGEDPWGSAPASGSFGGGDDEPPF, encoded by the coding sequence ATGGCTGGTGACACGACAATCACTGTCGTAGGAAACCTGACCGCTGATCCCGAGTTGCGGTTCACGCCGTCGGGTGCGGCCGTGGCGAACTTCACGGTGGCATCCACCCCGCGGATCTACGACCGCCAGAGTGGTGAGTGGAAGGACGGCGAAGCGCTGTTCCTGCGCTGCAACATCTGGCGCGAGGCGGCCGAGAACGTCGCTGAGAGCCTGACGCGCGGCGCCCGGGTGATCGTCACCGGGCGCCTCAAGCAGCGGTCCTTCGAAACCCGCGAGGGCGAAAAGCGCACCGTGGTCGAGGTCGAGGTCGACGAGATCGGCCCCTCGCTCCGGTATGCGACCGCCAAGGTCAACAAGGCCAGCCGCAGCGGCGGCGGCGGTGGCGGTGGCGGCTTCAGCGGCGGCGGCGGTGGCGGTTCGCGGCAGTCCGCGCCCGCCCAGTCCGGCGGATCCGGTGAGGACCCGTGGGGCAGCGCCCCGGCGTCGGGTTCCTTCGGCGGCGGCGACGACGAACCGCCCTTCTGA